From one Eucalyptus grandis isolate ANBG69807.140 chromosome 9, ASM1654582v1, whole genome shotgun sequence genomic stretch:
- the LOC104420681 gene encoding bidirectional sugar transporter SWEET7b-like, which translates to MSDTVKMILSFACCMSSAGLFISPFPTFRKILANRSVQHFRVDPYVASMLNCAFLIIYGVVNSDNKLVIFVNSVGLGFQIAYLLIFLYYADIKKKLGYWLGAAVAFFAAYSLVFLLALHDPKKKRVAFGVISTVFHITMYGFPLVILKKVIDTGSVEFMPLYLSVGLFVNSAVWLGYAAFPFDIYRMIGNGFGVLLSLLQIRIYCHYKSSDPVLPGAVILE; encoded by the exons ATGTCCGACACAGTGAAGATGATATTGAGCTTCGcct GTTGCATGTCCTCAGCTGGTTTGTTCATCTCACCCTT TCCCACCTTCCGTAAGATTTTAGCAAACCGGTCTGTACAGCACTTTAGGGTGGATCCATACGTTGCATCTATGCTGAACTGTGCATTCCTAATCATATACGGCGTAGTCAATTCGGACAACAAGCTCGTTATATTTGTCAACAGTGTTGGCCTTGGGTTTCAGATTGCTTACCtactcattttcctttattacgCTGATATTAAG AAGAAGTTAGGCTATTGGCTCGGTGCAGCAGTCGCCTTCTTCGCTGCATATTCACTGGTGTTCCTACTTGCCCTACATGACCCCAAGAAGAAAAGAGTCGCCTTTGGAGTCATTTCTACCGTGTTCCACATCACCATGTATGGCTTTCCATTGGTGATCTTG AAAAAGGTAATTGACACAGGTAGCGTCGAATTTATGCCACTTTATCTCTCAGTGGGCCTCTTCGTCAATAGTGCTGTGTGGCTGGGCTATGCGGCATTCCCTTTTGACATTTATCGCATG ATTGGAAATGGTTTTGGGGTGCTGCTCAGTCTCTTGCAGATTCGGATATACTGCCACTATAAGTCGAGTGACCCTGTCCTCCCTGGAGCTGTCATCCTGGAGTAG
- the LOC104419364 gene encoding uncharacterized protein At5g19025 — protein MVYLPSSHSAKLVDQLALMASSANSVDSFLKTRMSRAGYLSQRNRRLLNSAASRSNSPSSCRRHGSRSAAVDVVILIAVVGACGFLLFPYAKFIAVQLIENVGPVTSVIKEEFSEAPLIYGSIGLSVCFAACAMLALVACLDRKCGNPNCRGLRKAAEFDIQLETEECVKNSTPKEDSERLLFELPTNQHRELEAELKKMAPPNGRAVLVFRARCGCSVGRLEVPGPKKQPRKIKK, from the coding sequence ATGGTCTATCTCCCTAGCTCGCACTCAGCTAAGCTCGTTGACCAGTTGGCGCTCATGGCGAGTTCTGCGAACTCGGTCGATTCGTTCCTCAAGACGAGGATGAGCAGGGCTGGTTACCTCTCCCAGAGGAACAGGAGATTGCTCAATTCGGCGGCGAGCCGCTCGAATTCGCCGTCGTCCTGCCGCCGCCATGGATCTCGATCGGCTGCCGTCGATGTCGTCATCCTGATTGCCGTCGTCGGTGCTTGCGGGTTTCTCCTGTTCCCGTATGCCAAGTTCATAGCCGTTCAGCTGATCGAAAACGTGGGCCCGGTCACGAGCGTGATCAAGGAGGAGTTTTCTGAGGCTCCGTTGATTTATGGATCGATAGGACTCAGCGTGTGCTTCGCCGCTTGCGCTATGTTGGCGCTGGTGGCGTGTTTGGATCGGAAATGTGGGAACCCGAATTGCAGGGGACTGAGGAAGGCGGCCGAGTTCGATATTCAGCTGGAGACGGAGGAGTGCGTTAAGAATTCGACTCCGAAGGAAGATTCTGAGAGGTTGCTGTTCGAATTGCCAACTAACCAGCACCGAGAACTCGAAGCGGAATTGAAGAAGATGGCGCCGCCGAATGGGAGGGCTGTTCTTGTTTTCAGAGCGAGGTGCGGGTGTTCTGTCGGTAGATTGGAAGTTCCGGGGCCGAAGAAGCAGCCGCGAAAGATCAAGAAATAG
- the LOC104419365 gene encoding cyclic dof factor 2, with product MSGEARDPAIKLFGKTISLPDIPPGDAAAAAVDTGQVPSADPPSPAREDIGMAGVDGGEEEEGEEDEYEEDDDEEGRDDKETQDEKPAKAKLENGAQFMNLEEGTNQDAISVTNENPRTPSVDKESTTPRTSKSEEEQSDTSNSQEKVLKKPDKILPCPRCNSMDTKFCYYNNYNVNQPRHFCKNCQRYWTAGGTMRNVPVGAGRRKNKNSASHYRHLAVPEALQSVRTDFPNGVHHPPLKPNGTVLTFGSDAPLCESMASVLHLADKAMHNSRKNGFHKPEGVIMPSPCGSVRSGVETMNGSSATAANSNLVESKNGTKEIVMPNCQGFPPQLPCFPGAPWPYAWNSAPWSPPISPGPQTFCPPGFAVPFYPGPAYWSCSVPGAWNIPWVAQPTSPNHSATSSAPNSPTLGKHSRDEKIGKPNDSTEEEPKEANPERSLWIPKTLRIDDPGEAAKSSIWATLGIKNEASNSAGRGVLLKAFQSKSEEKNHVVEASSVLQANPAALSRSRNFQESS from the exons ATGTCGGGGGAAGCGAGAGACCCGGCGATCAAGCTCTTCGGGAAGACGATCTCCCTGCCCGATATTCCTCCTGGGGATGCGGCGGCGGCCGCCGTCGACACTGGCCAGGTTCCGTCCGCGGATCCTCCCTCGCCCGCCCGCGAGGATATAGGCATGGCCGGCGTCGAcggaggagaggaagaggaaggggaggaagatgaatacgaagaagacgacgacgaggaAGGCCGCGATGATAAG GAAACACAGGATGAAAAACCAGCTAAAGCCAAGCTGGAAAATGGAGCCCAATTCATGAATCTCGAGGAGGGCACAAACCAGGACGCAATATCGGTGACAAATGAGAACCCTAGGACGCCTTCAGTCGACAAGGAGAGCACTACTCCAAGGACGTCGAAATCAGAAGAGGAGCAGAGCGACACGAGCAACTCGCAAGAGAAGGTGCTCAAGAAACCTGACAAGATACTTCCTTGCCCTCGATGTAATAGCATGGACACCAAATTCTGTTACTACAACAACTATAATGTGAACCAGCCCCGACACTTCTGCAAGAACTGCCAGAGATACTGGACAGCTGGTGGAACCATGAGGAATGTTCCTGTGGGTGCTGGCCGCCGCAAGAACAAGAACTCGGCATCTCATTACCGTCATCTAGCTGTTCCTGAAGCCCTGCAAAGCGTACGGACGGACTTCCCTAATGGGGTCCATCACCCGCCATTGAAACCTAATGGCACTGTCCTCACCTTCGGATCAGACGCACCACTATGCGAATCCATGGCTTCGGTTTTGCATTTGGCTGATAAGGCAATGCATAACAGCAGGAAAAATGGATTCCATAAACCTGAAGGAGTGATAATGCCAAGCCCTTGTGGAAGTGTGAGAAGTGGGGTTGAGACTATGAATGGATCTTCTGCCACCGCAGCGAATTCCAACCTTGTAGAGAGTAAAAATGGAACCAAAGAAATTGTGATGCCGAATTGTCAGGGTTTTCCTCCTCAGCTACCGTGCTTTCCGGGGGCTCCTTGGCCTTATGCATGGAATTCTGCTCCATGGAGCCCGCCAATATCCCCTGGCCCGCAAACTTTCTGTCCACCTGGTTTTGCTGTGCCGTTTTACCCAGGGCCAGCTTATTGGAGTTGCAGTGTGCCAGGTGCGTGGAACATTCCTTGGGTTGCCCAGCCAACTTCTCCGAACCACAGCGCCACGAGCTCCGCACCTAATTCTCCGACCTTGGGGAAACACTCGAGGGATGAGAAAATCGGGAAACCAAACGACTCCACTGAAGAGGAGCCAAAGGAGGCTAATCCTGAGAGATCCTTGTGGATTCCAAAGACATTAAGGATTGATGATCCAGGAGAAGCTGCAAAGAGCTCGATCTGGGCGACACTTGGGATTAAAAACGAAGCTTCTAATTCAGCTGGCAGGGGAGTACTCTTAAAGGCCTTCCAGTCTAAGAGCGAGGAAAAGAACCACGTGGTCGAAGCTTCTTCTGTGTTACAAGCAAATCCAGCCGCATTGTCTCGATCACGCAACTTCCAAGAGAGCTCGTAA
- the LOC104420679 gene encoding uncharacterized protein LOC104420679, whose translation MPTVCRLRRGRTEGARECVRRSLATDFFGHIRARTNVSLLFILSQISLCYGLSRPCTTLTSLLTLQPPPPAAADKLKVVAERLHNAVAFLSLKDRHFADRPNRGPRLAHELPQRNQYQRQTPAPALPIRPLKVPGAMLRGTPRHYDYDNIWHGLSTVFPFVAWHRGDGCRCQPEWRALCHWDELWPEMVLWLSKLIEVTFGKPPSIDVFDKIKVKNEGGMSRERRLEAFDSSRCSVRRYCNLSSEVHGDGKNGKAIRLMLLMRREARSFRNESAVIGIFQRVAR comes from the exons ATGCCCACGGTGTGCAGGTTACGTAGAGGGCGTACCGAGGGAGCGAGGGAGTGCGTGAGGAGGTCGTTAGCAACagatttttttg GTCACATTCGAGCAAGAACAAACGTCTccctcctcttcatcctctcGCAAATCTCCCTCTGCTATGGCCTCTCTCGCCCATGCACTACCCTGACGTCACTCCTTACGCTGCAGCCGCCACCACCAGCTGCAGCCGATAAGCTCAAGGTCGTGGCTGAGCGGCTCCACAATGCGGTCGCATTCCTCTCACTCAAGGACCGGCACTTCGCCGACCGACCCAACCGAGGGCCACGCTTGGCTCATGAGCTCCCTCAACGAAACCAGTATCAGCGGCAAACCCCAGCACCTGCACTTCCCATCCGACCACTCAAAGTGCCGGGTGCTATGCTTCGAGGGACGCCACGT CATTACGACTACGACAACATATGGCACGGCCTGTCGACGGTGTTCCCGTTCGTGGCGTGGCACCGAGGGGATGGTTGCCGCTGCCAGCCTGAGTGGCGGGCGCTGTGCCATTGGGATGAGCTCTGGCCCGAGATGGTCCTGTGGCTGAGCAAGCTGATAGAGGTGACGTTCGGGAAGCCACCGTCCATAGATGTGTTTGATAAAATCAAGGTGAAGAATGAAGGAGGTATGTCTAGGGAGAGGAGGCTCGAGGCCTTCGACTCTTCTAGGTGCAGTGTGAGAAGGTATTGCAACTTAAGCTCGGAGGTCCATGGTGATGGTAAGAATGGTAAGGCAATACGTTTGATGTTGTTGATGAGGCGAGAAGCAAGGTCGTTCAGGAACGAATCGGCTGTGATCGGCATTTTCCAGAGGGTTGCGCGATAA